One genomic window of Corallococcus caeni includes the following:
- a CDS encoding sensor histidine kinase produces MRSPSPMDDSQKTKDELLAEVQGLRKALRQNSADLDQFTYVASHDLRAPLRGISNLAQWLEEDLGPQAGPGARKHLELLRGRVQRMEAMLEGLLEYSRAGRVHHTPEPVEVERLIHDAMARLAPGASARLETGPGMPVLVTDRVALEQVFLHLLSNALKHAGREDVRIRVEVGARSALHHFSVADDGQGIAPRYHEKIWSPFQTLVSRDKVEGAGMGLSVVKKLVEGRGGQAWVESAEGVGATFHFTWPGTEERLT; encoded by the coding sequence GTGCGGTCCCCCTCCCCCATGGATGACTCCCAGAAGACAAAGGACGAGCTCCTCGCCGAGGTCCAGGGCCTGCGCAAGGCCCTGCGGCAGAACAGCGCCGACCTCGACCAGTTCACCTACGTGGCCAGCCACGATCTGCGGGCCCCGCTGCGCGGCATCTCCAACCTGGCCCAGTGGTTGGAGGAGGACCTGGGACCGCAGGCGGGTCCCGGGGCACGCAAGCACCTGGAGCTGCTGCGTGGGCGGGTGCAGCGGATGGAGGCCATGCTGGAGGGACTGCTGGAGTACAGCCGCGCGGGCCGCGTCCACCACACGCCCGAGCCGGTGGAGGTGGAGCGGTTGATCCACGACGCGATGGCGCGGCTGGCCCCCGGGGCTTCCGCGCGGCTGGAGACCGGCCCCGGGATGCCGGTGCTCGTCACGGACCGCGTGGCGCTGGAGCAGGTCTTCCTGCACCTGCTGTCCAACGCCCTCAAGCACGCGGGCCGGGAGGACGTGCGGATCCGCGTGGAGGTGGGGGCCCGCTCCGCCCTCCATCACTTCTCCGTCGCGGACGACGGCCAGGGGATCGCGCCCCGCTACCACGAGAAGATCTGGAGCCCGTTCCAAACGCTCGTCTCGCGCGACAAGGTCGAGGGCGCCGGCATGGGCCTGAGTGTCGTCAAGAAGCTCGTGGAGGGTCGCGGCGGCCAGGCCTGGGTCGAGTCGGCCGAAGGCGTGGGCGCCACGTTCCACTTCACCTGGCCCGGGACCGAGGAACGCCTCACGTGA
- a CDS encoding sulfotransferase domain-containing protein: protein MASDSADSRPVLRAVLNVVVGFLDVLRALHRIPFDAARWLRLRYVWLKPRPGDIYISTFPKSGTTWMQQIVYQLLTRGRGEYEHILQVAPFLEELILSPRAEQVLDGLETPRILKTHMKYGFLRPPPDSRIIYVTRAAPDALVSRYTHNCVMTGLRLDFDRFVHKVLRKDEWGEHLASWWPHRADANVLHVRYADLVADREGCLRRIGAFLGVPVADEDLPLLMEKTGFEYMKQHDARFDPRTVVYEPREPGAGFINKGGVGRGKPALKPEHRARLDAQFQAVRRKLGITEDAI, encoded by the coding sequence ATGGCCTCGGATTCCGCTGATTCCCGCCCTGTCCTGAGGGCGGTCCTCAACGTCGTGGTGGGCTTCCTGGACGTGCTGCGCGCGCTGCACCGGATTCCGTTCGACGCGGCCCGCTGGCTGCGGCTGCGCTATGTGTGGCTGAAGCCGCGGCCGGGGGACATCTACATCTCCACCTTCCCCAAGTCCGGGACGACGTGGATGCAGCAGATCGTCTACCAGCTCCTCACCCGGGGCCGGGGCGAGTACGAGCACATCCTCCAGGTGGCGCCGTTCCTGGAGGAGCTGATCCTCTCCCCCCGGGCCGAGCAGGTGCTGGATGGCCTGGAGACTCCGCGCATCCTGAAGACACACATGAAGTACGGGTTCCTCCGGCCGCCGCCGGACAGCCGCATCATCTACGTGACGCGCGCCGCGCCGGACGCGCTGGTGTCCCGCTACACGCACAACTGCGTGATGACCGGCCTGCGCCTGGACTTCGACAGGTTCGTCCACAAGGTGCTGCGCAAGGACGAGTGGGGCGAGCACCTGGCCTCGTGGTGGCCGCACCGCGCGGACGCGAACGTGCTGCACGTGCGCTACGCGGACCTCGTCGCGGACCGCGAAGGGTGCCTGCGCCGCATTGGCGCGTTCCTGGGCGTGCCCGTGGCGGACGAGGACCTGCCGTTGCTGATGGAGAAGACGGGCTTCGAATACATGAAGCAGCACGACGCCCGGTTCGACCCGCGGACGGTGGTGTACGAGCCGCGGGAGCCGGGCGCGGGCTTCATCAACAAGGGCGGCGTGGGCCGGGGCAAGCCGGCGCTCAAGCCGGAGCACCGGGCCCGGCTGGACGCCCAGTTCCAGGCCGTCCGCCGGAAGCTGGGCATCACCGAGGATGCCATCTGA
- a CDS encoding PAS domain-containing sensor histidine kinase yields the protein MTAQWKPGADAAAPFFLGGGEVGALYREKDWSAHPLGPPEHWPQSLKTAVSMVLGSQFPLIVLWGPQLYQFYNDGYRLLMGSKHPGGLGQGNRECWPEVWHINEAIYPRIFNGETVNFEEKMYPLAPHGRPEEYFLTLCYSPVRDESGAVGGVFVSVFDVTREVRARQERDRALAEARAERERLYEVFMQAPAIIAVLEGPEHRFTVSNPLYQQLTGNRELLGKPVREALPEIADQGFLELLDTVRSTGKPFIAHDALIRLDRKGTGAVEDLYADFVYQPLKDASGSVFGIMAHAVETTEQVLARRNIEALAAERIAMLGHIADAVLTFDTAGRITFLNDMARALYPGLRVGAPFAAQAFRQERVDGTPLLADELPPARAGRGERVLNEVWNVFTPEGLKLRVQGSAIPVYTEGRSLLGVVLTLRDITQQHRLEQQLELERNRLTQVFMQAPAAIMVARGPSHVIQVVNPGYAQVAGNRPLVGKTIPDAFPDLAGQGLFELYDQVYATKQPFIGNEVPVRVERFGRVDDAYFNFVYQPLLDEAGESFGVMTHAVEVTDMVRARQQAEERNRELMRLTQALEQSNRELDQFAYVASHDLKAPLRGIANLAEWIKEEVGENLTDEAREFIARLHGRVHRMEALIDGILTYSRAGKMNEPGPVDTDALLKEVVELLAPPLEVRVSVQPGVPTLSAERVKLQQVFLNLVGNAIKFTRLHRPDPRIQVTWRDVGEQYAFTVSDNGAGIAPEFHERIWGIFQTLESRDRVEGTGIGLSVVRKIVETRGGRTWVESAPGQGAAFHFTWPKA from the coding sequence ATGACCGCGCAGTGGAAGCCAGGAGCGGACGCGGCGGCCCCATTCTTCCTTGGCGGCGGTGAGGTGGGTGCGCTGTACCGGGAGAAGGACTGGAGCGCGCATCCCCTGGGTCCACCGGAGCACTGGCCCCAGAGCCTGAAGACCGCGGTGAGCATGGTGCTGGGCTCCCAGTTCCCGCTCATCGTCCTGTGGGGGCCACAGCTCTACCAGTTCTACAACGACGGCTACCGCCTGCTCATGGGCAGCAAGCACCCCGGTGGCCTGGGACAGGGCAACAGGGAGTGCTGGCCGGAGGTGTGGCACATCAACGAGGCCATCTACCCGCGCATCTTCAACGGGGAGACGGTCAACTTCGAGGAGAAGATGTACCCGCTGGCGCCGCACGGGCGCCCCGAGGAGTACTTCCTCACGCTCTGCTACAGCCCGGTCCGCGACGAGTCCGGCGCGGTGGGCGGCGTCTTCGTCTCCGTCTTCGACGTGACGCGGGAGGTCCGGGCGCGCCAGGAGCGCGACCGCGCGCTGGCGGAGGCGCGGGCGGAGCGCGAGCGCCTGTACGAGGTCTTCATGCAGGCCCCGGCCATCATCGCCGTGCTGGAGGGGCCCGAGCACCGCTTCACCGTGTCCAACCCGCTCTACCAGCAGCTGACGGGCAACCGGGAGCTGCTGGGCAAGCCCGTGCGCGAGGCCCTGCCGGAGATCGCGGACCAGGGCTTCCTGGAGCTGCTGGACACCGTGAGGTCCACGGGCAAGCCCTTCATCGCGCACGACGCGCTGATCCGCCTGGACCGCAAGGGCACCGGCGCGGTGGAGGACCTCTACGCGGACTTCGTCTACCAGCCGCTCAAGGACGCGAGCGGGAGCGTGTTCGGCATCATGGCGCACGCGGTGGAGACCACGGAGCAGGTGCTGGCGCGCAGGAACATCGAAGCGCTGGCGGCCGAGCGCATCGCGATGCTGGGCCACATCGCGGACGCGGTGCTCACCTTCGACACGGCGGGCCGCATCACCTTCCTCAATGACATGGCCCGGGCGCTCTACCCGGGGCTGCGCGTGGGCGCCCCCTTCGCCGCCCAGGCCTTCCGGCAGGAGCGGGTGGACGGCACGCCGCTCCTGGCCGATGAGCTTCCCCCGGCGCGGGCCGGGCGCGGGGAGCGCGTCCTCAACGAGGTGTGGAACGTCTTCACGCCGGAAGGCCTCAAGCTGCGCGTCCAGGGCAGCGCCATCCCGGTCTACACCGAGGGCCGCTCCCTGCTGGGCGTGGTGCTCACCCTGCGCGACATCACCCAGCAGCACCGCCTGGAGCAGCAACTGGAGCTGGAGCGCAACCGGCTGACCCAGGTCTTCATGCAGGCGCCCGCCGCCATCATGGTGGCCCGTGGCCCCAGCCACGTCATCCAGGTCGTCAACCCCGGCTACGCCCAGGTGGCCGGCAACCGGCCCCTGGTGGGGAAGACCATCCCGGACGCCTTCCCGGACCTGGCGGGCCAGGGCCTCTTCGAGCTCTACGACCAGGTGTACGCCACGAAGCAGCCCTTCATCGGGAACGAGGTGCCCGTGCGGGTGGAGCGCTTCGGCCGGGTGGACGACGCGTACTTCAACTTCGTCTACCAGCCGCTCCTCGACGAGGCCGGCGAGTCCTTTGGCGTCATGACCCACGCGGTGGAGGTCACCGACATGGTGCGCGCCCGCCAGCAGGCGGAGGAGCGCAACCGCGAGCTGATGCGGCTCACCCAGGCGCTGGAGCAGTCCAACCGCGAGCTGGATCAATTCGCCTACGTGGCCTCTCACGACCTCAAGGCGCCGCTGCGCGGCATCGCGAACCTGGCGGAGTGGATCAAGGAGGAGGTGGGCGAGAACCTCACCGACGAGGCGCGGGAGTTCATCGCGCGGCTGCACGGCCGCGTGCACCGCATGGAGGCGCTCATCGACGGCATCCTCACCTATTCCCGCGCGGGCAAGATGAACGAGCCGGGCCCCGTGGACACGGACGCCCTGCTCAAGGAGGTGGTGGAGCTGCTGGCCCCGCCGCTGGAGGTGCGGGTGTCGGTGCAGCCGGGGGTGCCCACGTTGAGCGCCGAGCGCGTGAAGCTGCAGCAGGTGTTCCTGAACCTCGTCGGGAACGCCATCAAGTTCACGCGCCTGCACCGGCCGGATCCGCGCATCCAGGTGACGTGGCGGGACGTGGGCGAGCAGTACGCGTTCACCGTCAGCGACAACGGCGCGGGCATCGCCCCGGAGTTCCACGAGCGCATCTGGGGCATCTTCCAGACGCTGGAGAGCCGCGACAGGGTCGAGGGCACCGGCATCGGGCTGTCGGTGGTGCGGAAGATCGTCGAGACCCGCGGCGGCCGGACCTGGGTGGAGTCCGCGCCGGGGCAGGGCGCCGCCTTCCACTTCACCTGGCCCAAGGCATGA
- a CDS encoding response regulator, whose translation MTEHLRLLLVDDDEVDRLLVQRLLGATGLSVDVVEATSGSEALEHLKAGAFDVILLDFFLPGEDGFRVLRELGSRGSRSPIIVLTGQGSEQTAVELMKAGASDYIAKGRLSAERLGQSLRQAMRLHLAEQRHRALAEALPQIVWTAGPDGRPDYFNRRWYDYTGLPHTPSLEENASASTLLLRGAIHADDVVGCLGKWNESRQAGAPFECEGRILRHADGTYRWHLIQALPLRNAHGRILQWLGTCTDIDDQKRAAETLSFLAEASTMLTASLEMSVTLERLSALILPRLGDWCAVYLQDDAGPVLQAMVAHADPSRVPLLREQHRALPPSATASHGVARVLRTGVPELVPELTEDVLAEVLGPQGDDEGIRPGSWIIVPLWAQRRVFGALKVCASRSGRRYGARDLELVQELARRAEIAIDNARLFEMAKAEHLGAEQANRAKDEFLAAVSHELRTPLMAMLGWTRMLRTGQLGPEKAARALEAVERNTQVQTQLIEDLLDVSRIITGKMRLEIRPVNPAAFIDAALDSVRHAAEAKGVTLCAELPPGSGSIHGDADRLQQMVWNLLSNAIKFTPRGGQVTVRLRWVEGHVLIEVQDTGQGIPRAYLGQIFERFWQVDGSSTRKHGGLGLGLAIVKHLTELHGGTIEATSEGEGHGALFRLTLPLSAAAAARGSPPLLQTQARQEAPSLARSVLEGLQVLVVDDEPDALELLTVVLESRGAQVVTASSARDALEKQQAHRPHVIVSDIGMPGEDGYSFIRRLRALPLEQGGQTPAIALTAFARMEDRTRALLAGFQMHVPKPIEPAELIIVLASLTGRHPLVDERVRGRSA comes from the coding sequence ATGACCGAGCACCTCCGGCTGCTGCTCGTCGACGACGACGAGGTCGACCGGCTCCTGGTCCAGCGACTCCTGGGCGCCACCGGGCTGTCGGTGGACGTGGTGGAGGCCACGAGCGGGAGCGAGGCACTGGAGCACCTGAAGGCGGGGGCCTTCGACGTCATCCTCCTGGACTTCTTCCTGCCGGGTGAGGACGGGTTCAGGGTGCTGCGCGAGCTGGGCAGCCGGGGCTCGCGCTCCCCCATCATCGTCCTCACCGGCCAGGGCAGCGAACAGACGGCCGTCGAGCTGATGAAGGCGGGCGCGTCCGACTACATCGCCAAGGGCCGGTTGTCCGCCGAGCGGCTGGGGCAGAGCCTGCGCCAGGCCATGCGGCTGCACCTGGCGGAGCAGCGGCACCGCGCGCTCGCGGAGGCCCTGCCGCAGATCGTCTGGACGGCGGGCCCCGACGGCCGGCCCGACTACTTCAACCGGCGCTGGTACGACTACACCGGCCTGCCCCACACGCCTTCGCTGGAGGAGAACGCGAGCGCGAGCACCCTGCTCCTGCGGGGGGCCATCCACGCGGACGACGTGGTGGGCTGTCTGGGGAAGTGGAACGAGAGCCGCCAGGCGGGGGCGCCCTTCGAGTGCGAGGGGCGCATCCTGCGCCACGCGGACGGCACCTACCGCTGGCACCTCATCCAGGCCCTGCCGCTGCGCAACGCGCACGGCCGCATCCTCCAGTGGCTGGGCACCTGCACCGACATCGATGATCAGAAGCGCGCGGCGGAGACGCTGAGCTTCCTGGCGGAGGCGAGCACCATGCTCACCGCCTCGCTGGAGATGTCCGTCACGCTGGAGCGGCTGTCCGCGTTGATCCTCCCCCGGCTGGGGGACTGGTGCGCCGTCTACCTCCAGGACGACGCCGGGCCCGTGCTCCAGGCGATGGTCGCCCACGCGGACCCCTCGCGGGTGCCGCTGCTGCGCGAACAGCACCGGGCCTTGCCTCCGTCCGCCACCGCCAGCCACGGCGTCGCGCGGGTGCTGCGCACGGGGGTGCCGGAGCTGGTGCCCGAGCTCACCGAGGACGTCCTCGCGGAGGTCCTGGGGCCGCAAGGCGACGACGAAGGGATCCGCCCGGGCTCGTGGATCATCGTCCCCCTGTGGGCGCAGCGGCGCGTCTTCGGCGCGCTGAAGGTGTGCGCCTCCCGCTCCGGCCGCCGCTACGGCGCGCGGGACCTGGAGCTCGTGCAGGAGCTGGCGCGGCGGGCGGAGATCGCCATCGACAACGCGCGGCTGTTCGAGATGGCCAAGGCGGAGCACCTGGGCGCCGAGCAGGCCAACCGCGCCAAGGACGAGTTCCTGGCCGCGGTCTCCCACGAGCTGCGCACCCCGCTGATGGCGATGCTGGGCTGGACGCGGATGCTGCGCACGGGACAGCTGGGGCCGGAGAAGGCCGCGCGGGCGCTGGAGGCGGTGGAGCGCAACACGCAGGTGCAGACGCAGCTCATCGAGGACCTGCTGGACGTGTCGCGGATCATCACCGGCAAGATGCGGCTGGAGATCCGCCCGGTGAACCCCGCCGCGTTCATCGACGCGGCGCTGGATTCCGTGCGGCACGCGGCCGAGGCCAAGGGCGTCACGCTCTGCGCCGAGCTGCCCCCGGGCTCCGGCTCCATCCATGGCGACGCGGACCGGCTGCAGCAGATGGTCTGGAACCTGCTCTCCAACGCCATCAAGTTCACGCCCCGGGGCGGCCAGGTCACCGTGCGCCTGCGGTGGGTGGAGGGCCACGTCCTCATCGAGGTCCAGGACACCGGCCAGGGCATCCCCCGGGCCTACCTGGGGCAGATCTTCGAGCGCTTCTGGCAGGTGGACGGAAGCTCCACCCGGAAGCATGGCGGCCTGGGGCTGGGGCTGGCCATCGTGAAGCACCTCACGGAGCTGCACGGAGGCACCATCGAGGCCACGAGCGAGGGCGAGGGGCACGGCGCCCTCTTCCGCCTGACGCTGCCGCTGTCCGCCGCGGCGGCGGCGCGCGGAAGTCCGCCCCTCCTCCAGACCCAGGCGCGCCAGGAGGCGCCGTCGCTCGCCCGCAGCGTGCTGGAGGGGTTGCAGGTGCTGGTGGTGGACGACGAGCCCGACGCGCTCGAGCTGCTCACCGTGGTGCTGGAGAGCCGGGGGGCCCAGGTCGTCACGGCCTCCAGCGCCCGCGACGCCCTGGAGAAGCAGCAGGCCCACCGCCCCCACGTCATCGTCTCCGACATCGGCATGCCGGGAGAGGACGGCTACTCCTTCATCCGCAGGCTGCGCGCCCTGCCGCTGGAGCAGGGAGGCCAGACGCCCGCCATCGCGCTCACCGCCTTCGCGCGGATGGAGGACCGCACCCGGGCCCTGCTCGCGGGCTTCCAGATGCACGTGCCCAAGCCCATCGAGCCCGCGGAGCTGATCATCGTCCTGGCCTCGCTCACCGGACGTCATCCGCTGGTGGATGAGCGGGTGCGGGGACGCTCCGCGTAG
- a CDS encoding S53 family peptidase — MSRIPLSQSARVSPESVHPPLRSRAATGTVEVTLVLRHGSPLPTVAQLCADPPRRPLTHDEFEAKYGTDPKHLKTVRAFAKKHALRVVSEQRARGYVVLQGTPAAMGRAFGVDLRRYTHGPTSYLTHTKPVTLPRALHGVAEWVLGLDTRPLVTHNAASLPVPRELAKHAGVRSYTAPQVANLYRYPRNTGEGQCVGIIELAGGYLPADLTQSLESVGVKRTAPVVNVGPNTAGRFDTASNAEVTMDVELVASVCPGATVVVYNAGSKDYSLRDYHRVLAEAISDRVNLPSVLTTSWSFYEGSLIQQGEELAFDRLFIEAALLGITVCAASGDLGSQVPVNGHSPTGAITVAATSYPAASALVLGCGGTTMEALGDVLHHERVWNRLGEAMSMGVLGNTSTAAGASSGGVSTMNALPLYQRGMGVPDLVTSSWKNGVFSISRGTGRGVPDVAANADLHTGYQIVFKGQQGVAAGTSAAAPMWAALIVRLNEALGERVGFLHPRLYRLVSEAEPVVRRITQGGNGAYFASHETLWNACTGLGTPDGEALLAGLRKLQRRKH, encoded by the coding sequence ATGTCCCGCATCCCCCTGTCGCAGAGCGCGCGTGTGTCCCCGGAGTCCGTGCATCCCCCCCTGCGGAGCCGCGCCGCCACCGGCACCGTGGAGGTGACCCTGGTACTGCGCCACGGCTCGCCGCTGCCCACGGTGGCCCAGCTGTGCGCGGATCCCCCGCGCCGCCCGCTCACCCACGACGAGTTCGAGGCGAAGTACGGCACGGATCCGAAGCACCTGAAGACCGTGCGCGCCTTCGCGAAGAAGCACGCGCTGCGCGTCGTGTCCGAGCAGCGCGCCCGGGGCTACGTGGTCCTCCAGGGGACCCCGGCGGCGATGGGCAGGGCCTTCGGCGTGGACCTGCGGCGCTACACCCACGGCCCCACGTCCTACCTGACCCACACGAAGCCGGTGACGCTGCCGCGCGCGCTGCACGGCGTGGCGGAGTGGGTGCTGGGGCTGGACACCCGGCCGCTCGTCACCCACAACGCCGCGTCCCTGCCCGTGCCCCGGGAGCTGGCGAAGCACGCCGGGGTGCGCTCGTACACGGCGCCCCAGGTGGCGAACCTCTACCGCTACCCCCGCAACACGGGCGAGGGCCAGTGCGTGGGCATCATCGAACTGGCGGGCGGCTACCTGCCGGCGGACCTGACCCAGTCCCTGGAGTCCGTGGGCGTGAAGCGCACGGCGCCGGTGGTGAACGTGGGGCCGAATACGGCGGGGCGCTTCGACACCGCCTCCAACGCGGAGGTCACCATGGACGTGGAGCTGGTGGCCTCCGTGTGTCCTGGGGCGACTGTCGTCGTCTACAACGCGGGCTCGAAGGACTACTCGCTGCGCGACTACCACCGCGTCCTGGCGGAGGCCATCAGCGACCGGGTGAACCTGCCGTCGGTGCTGACCACCAGCTGGTCCTTCTACGAAGGCTCGCTCATCCAGCAGGGCGAGGAGCTGGCCTTCGATCGCCTCTTCATCGAGGCCGCGCTCCTGGGCATCACCGTGTGCGCCGCGTCCGGAGACCTGGGCTCGCAGGTGCCCGTGAACGGCCACTCGCCCACCGGCGCCATCACCGTCGCCGCGACGAGCTACCCGGCCGCGAGCGCGCTGGTGCTGGGCTGCGGCGGCACGACAATGGAGGCGCTGGGGGACGTCCTCCACCACGAGCGCGTGTGGAACCGCCTGGGTGAAGCGATGTCCATGGGCGTGCTGGGCAACACCTCCACGGCCGCAGGCGCGAGCAGCGGCGGCGTCAGCACCATGAACGCGCTGCCGCTGTACCAGCGCGGCATGGGCGTGCCCGACCTGGTGACGTCGTCGTGGAAGAACGGCGTCTTCAGCATCTCCCGCGGCACCGGCCGGGGCGTGCCGGACGTCGCGGCGAACGCGGACCTGCACACCGGCTATCAAATCGTCTTCAAGGGCCAGCAGGGCGTCGCCGCGGGCACGAGCGCCGCCGCGCCGATGTGGGCCGCGCTCATCGTCCGCCTCAACGAGGCGCTGGGGGAGCGCGTGGGCTTCCTCCACCCCCGGCTGTACAGGCTCGTCAGCGAGGCCGAGCCCGTCGTCCGCCGCATCACCCAGGGCGGCAACGGCGCGTACTTCGCGAGCCACGAGACGCTGTGGAACGCGTGCACCGGCCTGGGCACGCCGGACGGCGAGGCGCTGCTCGCGGGCCTGCGCAAGCTCCAGCGCCGCAAGCACTGA
- a CDS encoding TOMM precursor leader peptide-binding protein codes for MDRVLRIKPHLRAEVLDARRVFLVGERAQFLLEGELHASIVPLLDGQRTVANVIAALAGRASAPEVLYALSLLEERGHVEEAHDVFDASVAGFWESLGVGAAVAAGRLLDMSVAVRAVDGEDGERLTEALRDTGLDVREDADRHVLLVDDYLSQEALLLAREARSAGAAFLPLKVSGTACHAGPVVGTGERACWTCLTARLLDNRPIEKYLARKGTPPQATRPPRTGLPTTAQAGLSFAAALVARWVVDGATDGGQTRLWTLDFATWKLESHAVTRRPQCPDCGDPHWMEARAKAPLELASRPKRFTGDGGHRILTPEETWERHRHLISPVTGVVSDLRAVPGDAPLGHIHSAVFRVCPWTDAPASDDFHRVASGKGRTEAQSRAGALCEALERYSAVFQGDEPRVHATASQLGAKAVHPDELQHFSAAQFQARPATLEGPARRDMRTAVPLPYADQPLDWSPAWSLTHGVHKYVPTSFAYLFTPTPPGGDGPFCLFNSNGNAAGNCVEEAILQGFLELVERDAVALWWYNRLRRPRLDLRSFDEPWFASVEAHYQSLGVQLSVLDLTHDLGIPVFVALVWSPERGRAWAGCGCHFDAKLAVQRALTEVAQCYDPKDTAPSPWDAGAHDDVTWLFPDDSVPARVRADFPRVWHDDLRDDVRECVARAARVGLEMLVMEQSRPDVGVSAVKVIVPGLRHFWRRLGPGRLYDVPVRMGWLEAPRTEAQLNPVPFYF; via the coding sequence ATGGACCGAGTCCTCCGCATCAAACCCCACCTGCGCGCCGAGGTGCTCGACGCGCGGCGCGTGTTCCTCGTCGGGGAGCGCGCCCAGTTCCTGCTGGAGGGCGAGCTGCACGCGAGCATCGTGCCCCTGCTGGATGGCCAGCGCACCGTGGCGAACGTCATCGCCGCGCTGGCGGGGCGGGCCTCCGCGCCGGAGGTGCTCTACGCGCTGTCGCTGCTGGAGGAGCGCGGGCACGTGGAGGAGGCGCATGACGTCTTCGACGCCAGCGTCGCCGGCTTCTGGGAGTCGCTGGGCGTGGGCGCGGCCGTCGCGGCGGGGCGGCTGCTGGACATGTCCGTCGCGGTGCGCGCCGTCGACGGCGAGGACGGGGAGCGGCTGACGGAGGCGCTGCGCGACACCGGCCTGGACGTGCGCGAGGACGCGGACCGCCACGTGCTGCTGGTGGACGACTACCTGTCGCAGGAAGCGCTCCTGCTGGCCCGTGAAGCCCGGAGCGCGGGCGCCGCGTTCCTCCCGCTCAAGGTGTCCGGCACCGCGTGCCACGCGGGCCCGGTGGTGGGCACCGGCGAGCGCGCCTGTTGGACGTGCCTCACGGCGCGGCTCCTGGACAACCGCCCCATCGAGAAGTACCTCGCGCGCAAGGGCACCCCACCGCAAGCCACGCGTCCGCCGCGCACCGGCCTGCCCACCACCGCGCAGGCGGGGCTGTCGTTCGCCGCGGCGCTCGTGGCCCGCTGGGTGGTGGACGGGGCCACCGACGGCGGCCAGACGCGGCTGTGGACGCTGGACTTCGCCACCTGGAAGCTGGAGTCGCACGCGGTGACGCGGCGGCCGCAGTGCCCGGATTGCGGCGACCCCCACTGGATGGAGGCGCGCGCGAAGGCGCCGCTGGAGCTGGCCTCGCGCCCCAAGCGCTTCACCGGCGACGGCGGCCACCGCATCCTCACGCCCGAGGAGACCTGGGAGCGCCACCGCCACCTCATCAGCCCGGTGACGGGCGTGGTGAGCGACCTGCGCGCGGTGCCGGGCGACGCGCCCCTGGGCCACATCCACTCCGCCGTGTTCCGCGTGTGCCCCTGGACGGACGCGCCGGCCTCCGACGACTTCCACCGCGTCGCCAGCGGCAAGGGCCGCACGGAGGCCCAGTCCCGCGCGGGCGCGCTGTGTGAAGCGCTGGAGCGCTACAGCGCGGTGTTCCAGGGCGACGAGCCCCGCGTCCACGCCACGGCGTCCCAGCTGGGCGCGAAGGCCGTGCACCCGGACGAGCTCCAGCACTTCAGCGCCGCGCAGTTCCAGGCCCGGCCCGCCACGCTCGAAGGCCCGGCCCGCCGCGACATGCGCACCGCGGTGCCCCTGCCCTACGCGGATCAACCCCTGGACTGGAGCCCCGCGTGGTCGCTCACGCACGGGGTCCACAAGTACGTGCCCACGTCGTTCGCGTACCTCTTCACGCCCACGCCCCCTGGGGGAGACGGGCCGTTCTGCCTCTTCAACTCCAACGGCAACGCGGCGGGCAACTGCGTGGAGGAGGCCATCCTCCAGGGCTTCCTGGAGCTGGTGGAGCGCGATGCGGTGGCGCTCTGGTGGTACAACCGCCTGCGCCGTCCGCGCCTGGACCTGCGCTCCTTCGACGAGCCGTGGTTCGCGTCCGTGGAGGCGCACTACCAGTCGCTCGGCGTCCAGCTGTCGGTGTTGGATCTCACGCACGACCTGGGCATCCCGGTGTTCGTCGCGCTCGTGTGGTCCCCGGAGCGGGGGCGGGCCTGGGCCGGGTGCGGCTGCCACTTCGACGCGAAGCTCGCCGTGCAGCGCGCGCTCACGGAGGTGGCCCAGTGCTACGACCCGAAGGACACGGCCCCGTCGCCCTGGGACGCGGGCGCGCACGACGACGTCACCTGGCTCTTCCCGGACGACTCGGTCCCCGCGCGCGTCCGCGCCGACTTCCCGCGCGTGTGGCATGACGACCTGCGGGACGACGTGCGCGAGTGCGTGGCCCGGGCCGCCCGCGTGGGACTGGAGATGCTGGTGATGGAGCAATCACGGCCGGACGTGGGCGTATCCGCCGTGAAGGTCATCGTCCCGGGGCTGCGGCACTTCTGGCGCCGGTTGGGCCCCGGCCGGCTGTATGACGTCCCCGTGCGGATGGGGTGGCTCGAGGCCCCGAGGACCGAAGCGCAGCTCAACCCCGTCCCCTTCTACTTCTGA
- a CDS encoding response regulator — MTAVTSDRTLHILLIEDDEVDVMNVRRAFQKNHIANPLYVATNGLEGLEMLRTGKVPEGRRLVLLDLNLPKMNGLEFLRVLRADPELRTVSVVVLTTSADERDKIDAYNLNVAGYLLKPVTFVNFVEVMATLNKYWTLVEMP; from the coding sequence ATGACCGCCGTCACCTCCGACAGAACGCTGCACATCCTGTTGATCGAGGACGACGAGGTGGACGTGATGAACGTCCGCCGCGCCTTCCAGAAGAACCACATCGCCAACCCGCTCTACGTCGCCACCAACGGCCTGGAGGGCCTGGAGATGCTGCGCACCGGCAAGGTGCCCGAGGGGCGTCGGCTGGTGCTGCTGGACCTCAACCTGCCCAAGATGAACGGCCTGGAGTTCCTGCGCGTCCTGCGCGCGGATCCGGAGCTGCGCACCGTCTCCGTGGTGGTGCTCACCACGTCCGCGGACGAGCGGGACAAGATCGACGCGTACAACCTGAACGTCGCCGGCTACCTGCTCAAGCCGGTCACGTTCGTCAACTTCGTGGAGGTCATGGCCACGCTCAACAAGTACTGGACCCTCGTGGAGATGCCCTGA